A single region of the Nocardioides ochotonae genome encodes:
- the rplL gene encoding 50S ribosomal protein L7/L12: MAKLTTVELLDAFKEMTLIELSEFVKEFEETFGVTAAAPVAVAAAPAAGGAGGAEEAAAQDEFDVILESAGEKKINVIKEVRALTSLGLKEAKELVEAAPKAILEKVAKDAAEKAKAALEGAGATVTLK, encoded by the coding sequence ATGGCGAAGCTCACCACCGTCGAGCTCCTCGACGCGTTCAAGGAGATGACCCTCATCGAGCTCTCCGAGTTCGTGAAGGAGTTCGAGGAGACCTTCGGCGTCACCGCCGCTGCCCCCGTTGCCGTTGCTGCCGCCCCGGCCGCCGGTGGCGCTGGTGGTGCCGAGGAGGCTGCTGCTCAGGACGAGTTCGACGTCATCCTCGAGTCGGCCGGCGAGAAGAAGATCAACGTCATCAAGGAGGTGCGCGCCCTCACCTCCCTCGGTCTGAAGGAGGCGAAGGAGCTCGTCGAGGCCGCCCCGAAGGCGATCCTGGAGAAGGTTGCCAAGGACGCTGCGGAGAAGGCCAAGGCTGCCCTCGAGGGCGCCGGCGCCACCGTCACCCTCAAGTGA
- the rplJ gene encoding 50S ribosomal protein L10, with protein sequence MARADKQAAVADIVESFNGSAGAVLTEYRGLTVKQLQDLRRSLGENANYAVVKNTLAKIAANEVGISGFDDLLTGPTAIAFINGDVVEAAKGLRDFAKANPTLVIKGGVLDGNILDAKEIAKLADLESREVLLGKLAGAMLASLSQAVYLLNAPLSQAARLAGALQAKLEESGQDSAEILAGGAGAPAAAEGDTAEA encoded by the coding sequence ATGGCGCGGGCAGACAAGCAGGCAGCCGTCGCGGACATCGTTGAGTCGTTCAACGGTTCCGCCGGTGCTGTGCTGACCGAGTACCGCGGTCTCACCGTGAAGCAGCTGCAGGACCTGCGGCGCTCCCTCGGCGAGAACGCCAACTACGCCGTGGTCAAGAACACGCTGGCCAAGATCGCCGCCAACGAGGTGGGCATCTCCGGCTTCGACGACCTGCTGACCGGTCCGACCGCCATCGCCTTCATCAACGGCGACGTGGTCGAGGCGGCCAAGGGTCTGCGTGACTTTGCCAAGGCCAACCCCACCCTGGTCATCAAGGGTGGCGTCCTGGACGGCAACATCCTCGACGCGAAGGAGATCGCCAAGCTGGCCGATCTCGAGTCGCGCGAGGTCCTGTTGGGCAAGCTGGCCGGCGCGATGCTCGCGTCGCTCAGCCAGGCCGTCTACCTGCTCAACGCTCCGCTCTCGCAGGCTGCCCGGCTCGCCGGCGCCCTGCAGGCGAAGCTCGAAGAGTCTGGGCAGGACTCCGCTGAAATCCTCGCAGGTGGTGCCGGTGCGCCGGCCGCCGCCGAGGGCGACACCGCCGAGGCCTGA